A genomic region of Nitrospinota bacterium contains the following coding sequences:
- a CDS encoding NTP transferase domain-containing protein: MQAIILAGGKGTRLRPYTTVLPKPLMPVGDYPILEIILRQLKQAGFNEIILAVGHMSHLFEAFFQDGSRFGVNIHYSFEEKELGTAGPIAMAADKLKEDFLVMNGDVLTTLDYARLMGNHKARKAAATISTFNREVKIDFGVLEGGKDNRLERYIEKPTYHFTVSMGVNVLSRDKVLPHLPVNQRMDIPELMMKLHEAGEPVMLHHEPCFWLDIGRVDDYQAATEIFESRKAEFFPNGK; the protein is encoded by the coding sequence ATGCAAGCCATAATTTTAGCGGGCGGGAAGGGAACACGGCTACGGCCATACACCACGGTTCTTCCCAAACCGCTTATGCCCGTGGGCGATTACCCGATTCTGGAGATTATCCTGCGCCAGCTCAAGCAGGCCGGGTTTAACGAGATAATCCTGGCGGTGGGGCATATGAGCCATCTGTTCGAGGCGTTTTTCCAGGACGGTAGCCGGTTCGGGGTGAACATCCATTACTCCTTCGAGGAAAAAGAGCTTGGCACCGCAGGCCCCATAGCCATGGCGGCGGACAAGCTGAAAGAAGATTTCCTGGTGATGAACGGCGACGTGCTGACAACGCTGGATTACGCCCGGCTTATGGGCAATCACAAGGCCCGGAAAGCGGCGGCCACTATCAGTACCTTCAACCGGGAAGTGAAGATAGATTTCGGCGTTCTGGAAGGGGGCAAGGACAACCGGCTGGAACGATACATAGAGAAACCAACCTATCATTTCACCGTGAGCATGGGGGTGAACGTTTTATCGCGGGACAAGGTTCTCCCCCATCTGCCTGTCAACCAGCGGATGGACATCCCTGAGCTGATGATGAAACTTCACGAGGCGGGGGAGCCGGTAATGCTCCATCACGAGCCCTGTTTCTGGCTGGACATCGGCCGTGTGGACGATTATCAGGCCGCCACGGAGATTTTCGAGTCCCGCAAGGCGGAATTTTTCCCCAACGGGAAATGA
- a CDS encoding GDP-mannose 4,6-dehydratase yields the protein MKNKNVLVTGAGGFIGSHLCEALVDAGASVTAMIRYTSRADWGNLEFLPADKKARLHVVAGNIEDGDFVSRQVAGKDIIFHLAALIAIPYSYVAPRSYMRANVEGTLNVLESARNHQVARVVHTSTSETYGTAQYAPIDEDHPLQGQSPYSASKIGADKLAESYFLSFNLPVATIRPFNTFGPRQSGRAVIPTIISQALYRDEIHLGSLDPVRDLTFVKDTVRGFISVAKSDDAVGQVINIGMGSGITIGDLAAEILAIMGLDKPVIEDKSRIRPAKSEVYKLICGNAKAEKLTGWKPAYSLKQGLAETIEFVRANQNFYRPGAYML from the coding sequence TTGAAAAATAAAAATGTATTGGTCACCGGGGCTGGCGGGTTCATTGGAAGCCATCTGTGCGAGGCTCTGGTGGACGCCGGGGCCAGCGTAACCGCCATGATCCGCTATACCTCACGGGCGGACTGGGGGAACCTGGAGTTTCTGCCCGCCGATAAAAAGGCCAGGCTCCACGTGGTGGCCGGGAATATCGAGGATGGGGATTTCGTCTCCCGTCAAGTGGCCGGCAAAGATATCATCTTCCACCTGGCGGCCCTTATCGCCATTCCATACTCATACGTGGCGCCTCGAAGCTATATGCGAGCCAACGTGGAAGGAACCCTGAACGTTCTGGAATCAGCGCGGAACCATCAAGTGGCGCGGGTGGTTCACACCTCCACATCGGAGACATACGGCACCGCCCAATACGCTCCCATAGATGAAGACCATCCTCTGCAAGGGCAATCCCCCTATTCGGCATCCAAGATAGGGGCGGACAAGCTGGCGGAGAGTTATTTTCTTTCGTTCAACCTGCCGGTGGCCACCATCAGGCCGTTCAACACCTTTGGGCCGCGCCAGTCGGGCAGGGCCGTCATCCCCACCATAATCAGCCAGGCGCTTTACCGTGATGAGATACATTTAGGGTCGCTGGATCCTGTGCGGGACCTGACATTTGTGAAAGACACCGTTCGCGGCTTTATCAGCGTGGCCAAATCCGACGACGCCGTGGGACAGGTGATAAACATCGGTATGGGCTCCGGCATCACCATTGGCGACCTGGCGGCGGAAATACTGGCTATCATGGGGCTGGATAAACCGGTAATAGAGGACAAATCAAGGATCCGCCCGGCGAAAAGCGAGGTTTATAAATTGATCTGCGGCAACGCCAAGGCCGAAAAGCTCACAGGCTGGAAACCGGCATATTCCCTGAAACAGGGTCTTGCGGAAACCATAGAATTCGTCCGGGCCAACCAGAATTTTTACCGGCCCGGCGCCTACATGCTATGA